A single Nostoc sp. PCC 7107 DNA region contains:
- a CDS encoding WD40 repeat domain-containing protein, translated as MEQGLRLLIQFVLEFAPVVVNLVQKRTADGITTTSYKLPQAIEEIIEFVKITTNSKSSEDEFQQEKLWQQQLAVYQRETQLQIAQQQRDVSLQLPEVNKVLDSWPLRLYPSQILETRNAHKNIPLKIFIAPPQIKFDQFDGNPEEISEVEGILAEGLREFINTNYSLHHPIRPTEFLAGAWNSKSFHSESSIKALFMLLKTEPILILESDHDGDYLNFRIAYWGLGQENYFYKTISRLPYKEILRGFAKSRALEWKKVRDELVNLGEDLEEINQLGGDNVHNLAILEKTEKWQAKGIDISKLSLKYQINQQDIAKFCQVLITCHCLVAAWVADAYHLVHHDVPPLLPELLPSFLKDRLDLPAVQAMSENNLLQIYATGYQQVYQALEKERRYWVPELALQLAQSLSHLPDRSCAQEQVDYSINTWLELRQVKTQEFPHPLEAMLSAIKIEDEEYFDQLKEYFMVVGDRQSIASIEKILQAIATLKDKRTLESPELIHTLTGHSGKVASVAISPDGETVVSGCADQTINIWNLQTGKQIRTITGNLGEVSSVAISSDGNFLAVGSCQHPKSNVTVWHLTTGQLIHTLLGHQKPVNVVDISPDGQILASGSNKIKIWNLHKGDRICTLWHSSAVHAVAISPDGSILASGSSDSKIRLWNPRTGDLLRTLTGHTGEIKSIAISSDGQLLFSGSADTTIKIWHLLTGKLLQTLNGHSDAVKSITLSPDGQLLFSGSSDRTINIWQIATNEILYTLTGHSGSVNSLALNPDGKFLVSGSSDQTIKIWQV; from the coding sequence ATGGAACAAGGGTTAAGATTACTCATCCAATTTGTATTAGAGTTTGCACCTGTAGTTGTTAATCTAGTACAAAAGAGAACAGCAGACGGTATAACTACAACAAGTTATAAATTACCGCAAGCTATCGAAGAAATTATTGAATTTGTCAAAATTACCACTAATAGCAAAAGTTCCGAAGATGAATTTCAGCAAGAAAAACTTTGGCAACAGCAATTAGCAGTTTATCAACGAGAAACACAATTACAAATCGCCCAGCAACAAAGAGATGTATCTCTCCAGTTACCAGAAGTTAATAAAGTTTTGGATAGCTGGCCTTTAAGATTGTATCCTTCGCAAATTTTAGAGACTCGGAATGCTCACAAAAATATCCCTCTGAAAATTTTTATCGCACCTCCTCAAATTAAGTTTGACCAATTTGATGGTAATCCTGAAGAAATTTCGGAAGTAGAAGGAATTTTAGCGGAAGGTTTGCGTGAATTTATTAATACTAATTATTCTCTGCATCATCCTATCAGACCAACAGAATTTTTAGCAGGTGCTTGGAATAGTAAAAGTTTTCATAGTGAATCGAGTATTAAAGCTTTGTTTATGCTGTTAAAAACAGAGCCGATTTTAATTTTAGAGTCAGACCATGATGGAGATTATTTAAATTTTCGGATTGCTTACTGGGGTTTAGGGCAAGAAAATTATTTTTATAAAACTATCTCTCGGCTACCATACAAAGAGATTTTACGAGGGTTTGCAAAAAGTCGGGCCTTAGAGTGGAAAAAAGTTAGAGATGAATTAGTCAATTTAGGAGAAGACTTAGAAGAAATTAATCAGTTAGGTGGCGATAATGTCCATAATTTAGCAATTTTAGAAAAGACAGAAAAATGGCAAGCGAAAGGAATTGATATCAGCAAACTATCGTTGAAATATCAAATAAATCAGCAAGATATTGCTAAGTTTTGCCAAGTATTAATTACCTGTCATTGTTTAGTTGCGGCTTGGGTAGCAGATGCTTATCACCTAGTGCATCATGATGTACCACCGTTATTACCAGAGTTATTACCTAGTTTTCTCAAAGATAGGCTAGATTTGCCCGCAGTACAAGCAATGTCAGAAAATAATCTACTCCAGATATATGCCACAGGGTATCAACAAGTTTATCAAGCTCTGGAAAAAGAGCGTAGATATTGGGTTCCAGAGTTGGCTTTACAATTAGCGCAGAGTTTATCACATTTACCCGATCGCTCTTGTGCGCAAGAACAAGTAGATTATTCCATCAACACCTGGTTAGAATTACGTCAAGTTAAAACTCAGGAATTTCCTCATCCTCTAGAAGCAATGCTATCTGCCATCAAAATAGAAGATGAGGAATATTTTGATCAACTCAAAGAATATTTTATGGTAGTAGGTGATCGCCAAAGTATTGCATCCATAGAAAAAATCTTACAGGCGATCGCCACCCTCAAAGACAAACGCACTCTCGAATCTCCCGAACTCATCCACACCTTAACAGGTCATTCTGGTAAAGTTGCATCTGTAGCCATTAGTCCTGATGGTGAGACTGTCGTGAGTGGCTGTGCAGATCAAACAATTAATATCTGGAATTTGCAAACCGGCAAACAGATTAGAACTATCACCGGGAATTTAGGTGAAGTTTCATCAGTGGCTATTAGTTCCGATGGGAATTTTCTGGCGGTGGGAAGTTGTCAACATCCCAAAAGCAATGTCACAGTTTGGCATTTAACCACTGGTCAGTTAATCCACACCCTCTTAGGACATCAAAAACCAGTCAACGTTGTCGATATTAGTCCTGATGGGCAGATTCTCGCTAGTGGCAGTAATAAAATTAAAATTTGGAATTTACATAAAGGCGATCGCATTTGTACACTTTGGCATTCTTCAGCTGTTCATGCCGTCGCCATCAGCCCTGATGGTAGCATTTTAGCTAGTGGTAGTTCCGATAGCAAAATTAGGCTGTGGAACCCACGCACAGGTGATCTTCTACGTACACTTACAGGTCATACAGGCGAGATAAAATCAATCGCCATTAGTTCTGATGGACAACTGCTATTTAGCGGTAGTGCGGATACAACTATTAAAATTTGGCATTTGCTTACAGGTAAACTTTTGCAGACTCTCAACGGTCACTCAGATGCAGTCAAATCAATCACTTTGAGTCCTGATGGACAACTGCTATTTAGTGGTAGTAGCGATCGCACAATTAATATTTGGCAGATTGCGACAAATGAAATCCTCTACACACTCACCGGACATTCAGGAAGCGTAAATTCTCTCGCTCTCAATCCTGATGGTAAATTTTTAGTTAGTGGTAGTTCTGATCAAACAATCAAAATTTGGCAAGTTTAG
- a CDS encoding Calx-beta domain-containing protein has protein sequence MSNTLNLTGSLIYNQLSNFSGLKNFWNLFDTVFGTEYDHTVAAKLHSQWQSGDFSQFPKIEIISNSIFEDTHTGYVSSSNKIYLLDSLIATATPTAIKAVLLKEIGNFIHGVIQPTNISGDKGAIFADLVLSNSSTNPAPAPTSILQPTLIQALQSSKAHAQRCSCSSCMLAPVNFNLVSAQTSQLPQTASATLDLSKTFSLNSLAGANQTIYLDFNGHTTSGTYWNTDFKSGANIVTPAFDFDGNTASFSSAELERIQYIWQRVAEDFSPFNVNITTQAPTDINDLIRSGSTDTRWGVRVVVGGSSYDLLGDGAGGVAYLDSFNWNNDTPAYVFSKNLQNSEKYTAEAISHEVGHTLGLSHDGRINPAEGYYNGHGSGVTGWAGIMGAGYYQNLTQWSKGEYASANNTEDDLQIITTYNGFSYRTDDAGNTITTAKSLAISGTSVTGSGIIERNTDVDFYSFVTGAGAINLTVDPFSRGPNLDILAKLYNSAGTLIASSNPTDLLSAAIATTVTAGTYYLAIDGVGKGDILSTGYTDYGSLGQYFISGSIVSSSTIPSNPTVSLALSSTSVDEDGSSNLIYTFTRSGSTTNTLKVNYSVGGTATFNSDYRQLGATSFTATTGTITFAAGASTATLTIDPTADTTFETNETVVLTLANGSGYTIGTTTAVTATIVNDDLPTITLSVSSSSVNEDGSSNLIYTFTRSGSNINALTVNYGVSGTATFNSDYSQLGAASFTATNGTITFAAGASTATLNIDPTADTTFETNENVTLTLAAGSGYKIGTTTGITRSIVNDDLRPTINLSSSQTIIEGNTNPQNVTYLVTLSNASSQTITVYYSTVNASATAGSDYTATAGTLTFNPGVTSQVINIPILNDSLNEADESFILSLKSPTNATLSTTTSVTTTITDTLVTSVTTNLPTNVENLTLTGTAAINGTGNAGNNILTGNSGNNTLTGEDGNDTYLLSAITPLGTDRIVETTTGGIDTIDFRGTTISSNLNLGITTTQTVNNNLNLIFSANNVIENATGGIGNDAITGNALNNILTGGNGNDQLQGLAGDDTLWGGLDDDILTGGVGKDKYLFQADGVFSTNLGIDHITDFEGGQDQIVLSKSTFKAITNSAGQTLTDFAVVTDDQFVNASSKRIVYSQSTGSLFYNQDGNVLGTGTVFEFARLGNSSITLTGSDFSLIV, from the coding sequence ATGAGTAATACTCTCAATCTAACTGGTTCGCTAATATACAACCAACTCAGCAATTTTTCTGGTTTAAAAAACTTTTGGAATTTATTTGACACTGTCTTTGGGACAGAATATGACCACACCGTTGCAGCTAAGTTACATTCTCAATGGCAATCTGGAGATTTTAGTCAATTTCCAAAAATCGAAATTATTAGTAATAGCATTTTTGAAGATACTCATACAGGTTATGTCAGTAGTAGTAATAAAATTTATCTGTTAGATAGTTTGATTGCTACAGCCACACCAACAGCAATCAAAGCTGTTCTATTAAAAGAAATCGGCAATTTTATTCATGGTGTAATTCAACCAACAAACATCTCTGGGGACAAAGGAGCAATTTTTGCTGATTTAGTCCTTAGTAATAGCTCAACCAACCCAGCACCAGCACCCACATCTATACTGCAACCTACTCTGATTCAGGCTCTTCAAAGTAGTAAAGCACATGCTCAAAGGTGTAGTTGTTCTTCCTGTATGCTGGCTCCAGTCAATTTCAATCTAGTCAGCGCTCAAACGTCACAGTTACCTCAAACTGCATCAGCTACTTTGGATTTATCTAAGACTTTTTCCCTCAATAGTTTAGCAGGCGCTAACCAGACAATTTATTTAGATTTCAACGGACATACGACCTCTGGGACTTACTGGAATACAGATTTTAAAAGTGGGGCTAACATTGTCACTCCAGCTTTCGATTTTGATGGCAATACAGCATCCTTTAGTTCGGCTGAACTGGAAAGAATCCAGTATATTTGGCAACGTGTTGCCGAGGATTTCAGCCCGTTTAATGTGAACATCACAACCCAAGCTCCCACAGATATCAACGACTTGATTAGGAGTGGTTCTACCGATACTCGCTGGGGTGTGCGTGTTGTGGTTGGTGGTAGCAGTTACGATTTGCTCGGCGATGGAGCCGGAGGAGTTGCTTACCTTGATTCATTTAACTGGAATAATGATACTCCTGCCTATGTATTTAGTAAAAACCTGCAAAATAGCGAAAAATATACAGCTGAAGCTATATCTCATGAAGTCGGTCATACTTTGGGACTCAGCCATGATGGACGAATTAACCCAGCAGAAGGATACTACAATGGACACGGTAGCGGGGTTACTGGCTGGGCAGGAATTATGGGGGCTGGCTACTACCAGAACTTAACCCAGTGGAGTAAAGGTGAGTATGCCTCTGCTAACAATACAGAAGATGATTTGCAAATTATTACAACTTACAATGGTTTTAGCTACCGTACCGATGATGCTGGGAATACAATTACTACAGCAAAGTCACTGGCAATTTCTGGTACATCTGTAACTGGTAGTGGCATTATTGAGCGCAACACAGATGTTGATTTTTATAGTTTTGTCACAGGTGCGGGAGCGATTAACTTGACAGTCGATCCCTTTAGTCGTGGCCCCAACCTAGATATATTGGCAAAGCTATATAATTCTGCGGGGACTTTAATTGCATCATCTAATCCTACTGATTTATTATCTGCGGCGATCGCCACAACTGTCACGGCAGGCACTTATTATTTAGCGATTGATGGTGTTGGCAAAGGAGATATACTTTCTACTGGCTACACTGATTACGGCAGTTTGGGACAGTATTTTATCAGTGGCAGTATTGTCAGTAGTAGTACTATTCCCAGTAATCCAACCGTCAGTCTTGCCTTATCATCTACTAGTGTCGACGAAGATGGCAGCAGCAATTTAATTTACACCTTCACTAGAAGCGGTAGCACCACCAATACATTAAAGGTTAACTATAGTGTTGGTGGCACAGCTACCTTTAACAGCGACTACCGCCAACTGGGTGCTACTAGTTTCACGGCTACAACCGGCACAATTACCTTCGCGGCTGGTGCAAGTACAGCCACACTCACCATTGACCCAACAGCAGACACCACTTTTGAAACTAATGAAACTGTGGTTTTAACTCTGGCTAATGGCAGTGGTTATACAATTGGCACAACAACCGCAGTAACAGCAACCATCGTCAATGATGATTTACCAACAATCACCCTTTCTGTATCATCAAGTAGCGTCAACGAAGATGGTAGCAGCAATTTAATTTACACCTTTACCAGAAGTGGTAGCAATATTAACGCCTTAACAGTTAACTATGGTGTTAGTGGCACAGCTACATTTAACAGTGACTATAGCCAATTAGGTGCTGCGAGTTTCACAGCTACAAATGGGACAATTACCTTTGCTGCTGGTGCAAGTACAGCCACACTCAACATTGACCCAACAGCAGACACCACTTTTGAAACTAATGAAAACGTGACGTTAACTCTAGCTGCTGGTAGTGGTTACAAAATTGGCACAACAACTGGTATAACAAGAAGCATAGTTAATGATGATTTACGACCGACGATTAATCTCAGTTCTAGTCAGACTATTATCGAAGGCAACACTAATCCTCAAAATGTGACTTATCTTGTCACACTCTCGAATGCAAGTAGCCAAACTATTACCGTTTATTATTCAACTGTTAATGCTTCAGCTACAGCAGGCTCAGACTATACAGCCACCGCAGGGACTTTGACGTTCAACCCAGGTGTGACTAGTCAAGTAATCAATATTCCGATTCTCAATGATTCCCTGAATGAAGCAGATGAGAGCTTCATTTTAAGTTTGAAATCTCCTACTAATGCCACGCTAAGTACGACCACAAGCGTTACTACAACTATTACCGATACTCTCGTTACCTCCGTTACTACAAACCTACCTACTAACGTCGAAAACCTCACCCTCACAGGAACAGCCGCAATCAACGGTACAGGAAATGCAGGCAATAATATTCTCACAGGTAATAGTGGCAATAATACGCTGACTGGTGAAGATGGAAATGATACCTACTTATTGTCAGCCATTACTCCTTTAGGCACTGATAGGATTGTAGAAACGACTACAGGCGGAATTGATACAATTGACTTTCGCGGCACTACTATTTCCAGCAATCTAAATCTAGGTATCACTACAACACAAACAGTTAATAACAATCTCAACCTGATTTTCTCGGCTAACAACGTCATCGAAAACGCTACAGGTGGCATAGGAAATGATGCTATCACAGGTAATGCACTGAATAACATTTTGACTGGCGGTAACGGCAATGACCAATTACAAGGGTTAGCTGGGGATGACACTCTTTGGGGAGGTCTAGATGATGATATCCTCACTGGAGGAGTTGGTAAGGATAAATATTTGTTCCAAGCGGATGGTGTCTTTAGTACCAACTTAGGCATTGACCATATCACCGACTTTGAAGGCGGACAAGATCAGATTGTGCTAAGTAAAAGTACCTTCAAAGCTATTACTAATAGTGCAGGACAAACTTTAACTGACTTTGCGGTTGTTACTGATGATCAGTTTGTCAACGCTAGTAGTAAGCGGATTGTTTATAGCCAAAGTACTGGTAGCTTATTCTATAACCAAGATGGTAATGTTTTGGGTACAGGAACAGTGTTTGAGTTTGCTCGCTTAGGAAATAGTAGTATTACTCTCACTGGTAGTGATTTTAGTTTGATTGTCTAG
- a CDS encoding amino acid adenylation domain-containing protein: protein MNNQNSLLHKTVVSLIDFVFQKYHDELAVIIEDQQFTYSELQRRIEQLSQYLTAQGSLKPNSLVGLCIEPSFEMVIAICAILKAGAAFVPLDPDLPRQRLSYMISDAKLTTILTQQKFAFDIEPAMRQSGLDGQMCFLDTPTVWQPLTASSSLPSVEPEQLAYIIYTSGSTGVPKGVMLTHQGLLNLAEASCHTFNIEPGLRLLQFASISFDAAIWEIFTALCGGATLVLGAREQMLPGQLLANFITKHRVNWVMLPPSVLATLTPFCNYLPDLQMVVVGGEACPVSLAKGWVSSHTRFFNAYGPTEITVCCTMYEFQQQDMSLPIGSALPNVELYILNEELQLCHSGEKGELYVGGMGVAQGYLDKPEITSSRFVDNPFGAGKIYKTGDIVYEDPHQPGLLHYAGRSDHQVKIRGKRIEIEAIEMILAQHPGVQTNAVKAIRSVRIESSDMPENYGVSMLVAYIVPKTGQFLTEKHLQRFAAEQLPDYMVPTRFVFMDELPLLPNRSKVDRNALPELPQTPSFVTETMDNSIKIAVVFDEALELPTGTCKPHSNFFEMGGSSLCIAHILYGLERDFGIAIPSRLIYEYPTPSDVARLLERFKLKSESAINDRYIDLQAEAVLPPDLNTSIWQKPPQAKYDCALITGTTGFLGAHLLDELLTRGSYKKIYCLIRAENQSIAIERLRATFIQYQLPTAKLAQVSVINGDIEQPQLQLSTQLFDQLGEEVDQIYHVAADTNYIKPYSLIKKSNVDGTANILTLAAHLRHKTLHYLSTLAVYGSITSLLGINEVAEEFDIDLCEGIISVEYGYVRSKWVAERMLHSAQAKGLAVSIYRPGFISGHRQTQVANLNDMFYRFVSGCIQMGMYPDFPEKRWVPTPVDYVAEAIAHLSLDAKYTGGQYNILVPPEKELSHLEIFEYFKELGYPLQKISPKNWLNALSTLSTTNPLHPLISFFQEKVYQDRSTILEVHHRTPDFQTKNVLQAIEDTNIECPTIDKNLIRQYLPNFDKHFSTRQLQDAAALNY, encoded by the coding sequence ATGAATAATCAGAATTCTCTACTTCATAAAACCGTAGTTTCTCTCATCGATTTCGTTTTTCAGAAATATCATGATGAACTAGCTGTGATTATCGAAGATCAGCAGTTTACCTATAGTGAATTGCAGCGGCGAATAGAACAGTTATCTCAATACTTAACAGCACAAGGTTCGCTAAAACCAAACAGTTTAGTGGGATTGTGTATAGAACCTTCTTTTGAAATGGTGATTGCAATCTGCGCCATTTTAAAAGCAGGTGCAGCGTTTGTTCCTCTTGATCCTGATTTACCCCGTCAGCGACTTAGTTACATGATTTCTGACGCTAAATTAACCACAATTTTGACACAGCAAAAGTTTGCCTTTGATATTGAACCAGCAATGCGGCAAAGTGGTTTGGATGGACAAATGTGTTTTTTAGACACTCCTACAGTCTGGCAACCTTTAACTGCATCCTCTTCATTACCTTCCGTAGAGCCTGAGCAATTAGCATACATAATTTATACATCTGGTTCTACAGGCGTTCCTAAAGGCGTAATGCTTACCCATCAAGGGTTGCTAAATCTTGCAGAAGCTAGTTGTCACACTTTTAATATCGAGCCAGGCTTGCGTTTACTTCAGTTTGCTTCTATCAGTTTTGATGCTGCCATCTGGGAAATCTTCACAGCCTTATGTGGTGGTGCAACTTTAGTACTAGGTGCAAGAGAGCAAATGCTTCCTGGGCAACTCTTAGCAAACTTCATCACAAAACACAGGGTAAATTGGGTGATGCTACCTCCCTCTGTACTCGCAACACTCACACCTTTCTGCAATTATTTACCTGATTTACAAATGGTGGTAGTCGGTGGTGAAGCTTGTCCTGTATCACTTGCCAAAGGCTGGGTTTCTTCGCACACGCGCTTTTTCAATGCTTATGGGCCAACAGAAATCACAGTTTGTTGCACAATGTACGAATTCCAGCAACAAGATATGAGTCTGCCTATTGGCTCTGCACTACCAAATGTAGAACTATACATTCTCAATGAAGAACTCCAACTTTGTCATAGTGGTGAAAAGGGCGAGCTATATGTAGGTGGTATGGGAGTAGCTCAAGGCTATCTAGACAAACCAGAAATTACAAGTTCTCGTTTTGTAGACAACCCTTTTGGTGCAGGCAAAATCTATAAAACAGGTGATATCGTTTACGAAGATCCACATCAGCCTGGGCTGTTACACTATGCTGGTAGGTCTGATCATCAGGTGAAAATTCGGGGCAAGCGGATAGAAATAGAAGCAATTGAAATGATCCTTGCCCAACATCCTGGAGTACAAACAAATGCTGTTAAAGCAATTAGAAGTGTACGTATAGAAAGTAGCGATATGCCAGAAAATTATGGTGTATCGATGCTTGTTGCATACATCGTTCCGAAAACTGGGCAGTTTTTAACAGAAAAGCACTTACAACGTTTTGCGGCTGAACAATTACCAGATTATATGGTGCCTACGCGTTTTGTGTTCATGGACGAATTACCCTTGCTACCTAATCGCAGTAAAGTAGACCGAAATGCTTTACCAGAACTTCCTCAAACACCATCTTTTGTTACTGAGACGATGGATAACTCCATCAAAATAGCGGTAGTTTTTGATGAAGCTTTAGAATTACCTACTGGTACTTGCAAGCCTCACTCTAATTTTTTTGAGATGGGTGGAAGTTCCTTGTGTATAGCGCATATTTTATATGGACTCGAACGCGATTTTGGTATCGCTATTCCTTCTCGCTTAATTTATGAGTATCCAACACCATCAGATGTAGCAAGATTATTAGAGCGGTTTAAACTCAAAAGTGAAAGCGCTATTAATGATAGATACATTGACTTACAAGCAGAAGCAGTACTTCCTCCAGATTTGAATACATCTATTTGGCAAAAACCACCACAAGCTAAATATGACTGTGCATTAATTACAGGTACAACAGGTTTTCTCGGCGCACACTTGCTTGATGAACTATTGACAAGAGGTAGTTATAAGAAAATTTATTGTCTGATTCGGGCAGAAAACCAGTCCATTGCAATTGAGAGGCTGCGAGCAACCTTCATTCAATATCAACTACCAACGGCAAAACTGGCGCAGGTAAGTGTCATCAATGGCGATATTGAGCAACCACAGTTGCAATTATCAACACAATTATTTGACCAGCTGGGTGAAGAAGTTGACCAAATTTATCATGTAGCTGCTGATACTAACTACATCAAACCTTACTCACTGATCAAAAAATCCAATGTTGATGGAACTGCAAATATCCTGACTTTAGCTGCACATCTTCGTCATAAAACTTTGCATTACCTATCTACCCTAGCTGTTTATGGCTCAATTACATCTTTGCTGGGTATAAATGAAGTTGCAGAGGAGTTTGATATTGATCTGTGTGAAGGAATCATCTCTGTAGAGTATGGATATGTACGGTCAAAATGGGTGGCGGAAAGGATGTTGCACTCAGCCCAAGCAAAAGGATTAGCCGTTTCTATTTACCGTCCCGGTTTTATTTCTGGACACAGACAAACCCAAGTTGCGAACCTCAATGATATGTTCTATCGTTTTGTCAGTGGCTGCATCCAGATGGGTATGTATCCCGATTTTCCTGAAAAACGTTGGGTACCAACACCTGTAGACTATGTTGCTGAGGCGATCGCTCACCTTTCTTTGGATGCAAAATATACAGGTGGTCAGTACAATATTCTGGTACCGCCGGAAAAAGAATTAAGCCATCTAGAAATATTTGAATACTTTAAAGAATTGGGCTATCCTCTACAAAAGATTTCTCCAAAAAACTGGTTGAATGCTTTGTCTACTTTGTCAACAACTAATCCCTTGCATCCATTGATTTCTTTCTTCCAAGAGAAAGTATATCAAGACCGCAGCACTATCTTAGAGGTTCATCATCGCACTCCTGATTTCCAAACCAAAAATGTCCTTCAGGCTATCGAGGATACTAATATTGAGTGTCCAACAATAGATAAGAATCTGATTAGACAATACCTACCCAACTTTGATAAACATTTCTCGACCAGACAACTCCAAGATGCAGCAGCGCTAAACTATTAG